TGATGGCGCCCATATCGACGCTAATAAACACTTCATTAGCCCTGAGTGATTGGCGATGGAGTTCCCGCGCAACAAGCTCTTTGCCGGTGCCGTTATCGCCCATGATTAAGATATTAGCCTCGGTTTTTGCGACCTTTTTAATGGTATCAAATACGATTTGTATGGCAGGGCAATCTCCAACAAAACCCTGGAATTGCCTGTCGAGATCGGCGCTAAGTTGAATCTGGCGATGTTTGAGAGAATCCACATCTTTACGGGATTGGCGTAGATTCATAGCAGCTGACAATGTGGCCAGCAGTTTTTCGTTTTGCCAGGGTTTTAAAACGAAATCCGTCGCTCCTTCTTTGATGGACCGTACAGCCATCTCAACATCACCGTATGCAGTAATCAAGACCACAACTGCATCGGGATCGATTTCCATGATTTTATTCAACCATTGAAACCCCTCAACACCACTCGTGCTATCCCTGGCAAAATTCATATCCAACAAAATCACATCGTAATTTTCATTCTTCAAAAGATTGGGTATCTTTTGAGGATTCTTTTTCCGTATGAACCAATTCCATGTATTGTTTGAGGAGAAGTTTGGCTGCCAATAGGACATCTTCGTCGTCATCTATAACCAGCAACCTGCCATATTTATTACTCATATATTCTCTAACCTTATTCGTCAGTTTTTCAAGGGATTACGGCAATAATTGAACCAGGATAAAATATTTATTTTATCAGCTATTAAAATTTATTATATTATTATTTCTTGAAGAATAGTTCAACTAAACTGTACGATAACGAACACATTCTGTAGTATCAGCGTATACTTTTCACGAAATATATTTTTGATACTTTAAGACTATCGCATGCAATCAATTTTGGTATGATTCTTGGAATTGTATATTTCATGTAACTGTTTGTATGAATTTAACGTCTAATTGAAAATTGAATACTTTGGCTTTTTTTGTTAATATAATTTTAAAGTTTCAATAAGGAGATGCCCATGTCAATGGATCGTCAGATAAAAAAGAAAAGATTTACTCCAAAAAGAATTATTGGTTTTGGTTTAGGCGGCCTCTTTTTTGTCGTTGTGATTTACAATTTGGTATTTGGAGATCGAAGTTCAAAATTGAATGTAGAAATTGAGAAGATAACGATTTCCACAGTTTCCATGGGGCCTTTTGTGGAGTTTATTCCGGTAACTGGTACGGTTCTACCCATTAAGACCGTTTATTTAGATGCAATCGAGGGGGGAAGAGTAGAAAAAAAGATTATTGAAGCGGGAACGTTTGTAAAAGAAGGGGATCCTATCCTGCAATTATCGAATACCAACTTACTACTGGATATCATGTTCCGTGAAGCCGAGTTTTTTGAACAACAGAATAACTTACGCAATACACGTTTGGAAATGGAACGTTATCGTCTTGCTCTGAAACAGCAAATGGTGGAAATTGATTATCAGATTAAACAATTGAAAAGAAGATATGGACGGGGAACCGAATTAAGGAACCGAAATTTAATTTCCCAGGAAGAATATGATCAGTTAAAAGATGAATACGAATATAATATCAAACGAAGAGATCTAGCTTTGGTGACCTACGAACAAGATTCTGTTTTTCGCAAGGTGCAAATCGGACAGTTAGAAGCTTCCATCGATCGTATGCAGTCGAACCTGGGTATCGTTAAGAAAAAGTTAGATAATTTAGTGGTAAAAGCCCCCATAACCGGACAGCTTACATCGTTGAATGCTGAAGTCGGAGAGTCTAAATCACCAGGACAACGATTAGGTCAGGTTGATGTTTTGGATGGATTTAAAGTGCGCGCTAGCCCGGATGAACATTATCTTGCCCGAATAACATTGGGTCTTCCTGCCAGGTTTGATTTTGCTGGCGGAACTTATGAATTGATTACCAAAAAGATATTTCCGGAGATCCGCGATGGGCGCTTCGACATCGATTTGGAGTTTGTTGGAGTTGAGCCAAAAGGGATTCGTCGTGGACAAACCGTGCATATTCGCCTGGACTTAGGCGATCTGGATGAGGCAACGGTCCTGCTTAATAGAGGGGGATTCTGGCAAAAAACCGGTGGACAATGGGTGTATTTGGTTGATAAATCCGGAGAATTTGCAACCAAGAGAATGATCCGTTTGGGCAGGCAAAATACCCAGGTTTATGAAGTACTTGCCGGCCTTGAGCCTGGTGAAAAGGTGATTACTTCTACATATGACAGTTTTGGCGACATTGATAAGTTGATTTTGAAATGACGGCAAACGGCAAACGGCAAACGGCAAACGGCAAACGGCAAACGGCAAACGGCAAACGGCAAACAATAAAATATTAAAGATATGAATTTTAACATAAATAACCTATTA
This genomic window from candidate division KSB1 bacterium contains:
- a CDS encoding efflux transporter periplasmic adaptor subunit; this translates as MDRQIKKKRFTPKRIIGFGLGGLFFVVVIYNLVFGDRSSKLNVEIEKITISTVSMGPFVEFIPVTGTVLPIKTVYLDAIEGGRVEKKIIEAGTFVKEGDPILQLSNTNLLLDIMFREAEFFEQQNNLRNTRLEMERYRLALKQQMVEIDYQIKQLKRRYGRGTELRNRNLISQEEYDQLKDEYEYNIKRRDLALVTYEQDSVFRKVQIGQLEASIDRMQSNLGIVKKKLDNLVVKAPITGQLTSLNAEVGESKSPGQRLGQVDVLDGFKVRASPDEHYLARITLGLPARFDFAGGTYELITKKIFPEIRDGRFDIDLEFVGVEPKGIRRGQTVHIRLDLGDLDEATVLLNRGGFWQKTGGQWVYLVDKSGEFATKRMIRLGRQNTQVYEVLAGLEPGEKVITSTYDSFGDIDKLILK